In Cicer arietinum cultivar CDC Frontier isolate Library 1 chromosome 1, Cicar.CDCFrontier_v2.0, whole genome shotgun sequence, one DNA window encodes the following:
- the LOC101514069 gene encoding condensin complex subunit 2-like isoform X2, with product MAEAVSPNPTTLNKKRLPISSTNFFVASNDDRLERAAARAARAASILRTSRPVNFNSQPSDPVPCLNKHQILDLFHNCIKLASENKINQKNTWELDLIDHLNDIIRVEDDNNAETDFQMASCTLEAGVKIYSLRVDSVYSEAYKVLSRMNRAGEETQQDTTLESVNAEGGREESKKGITKKLSPLSTLESSFEVLNVKKFDVAFAVDPLYRQTSAKFDEGGAKGLLMNSLGVYGGCRVLFDSLEVPGKYVAGQHEHDISDIIDLSFARDCVEQMVLDMHIKDEISPTLRLIVNQFDENSRRPSDFQLYGQKSAEEFDGAIDCEVRTEIEDENFSTWPCDHDSHTSLGSNDADPKFSSYPQEKEPFPSQDPDMDEIFGNVDEHLFFSLGFRSKKNAWAGPDYWKYRKAKGTESEVLCSSEDGSTLTTRKPRTMRQIEVDLNFTNSLEKTLPDIFCPPKNHKSLLLPENRPHCVTKLPEDCHYEPEDLLNLFLLPKVKCLGRRSIKLSDGPTEQCNNDEPFPSWGNGSVCDGDYDGAHSDMDDSSTLISQPRQINKIEVQYDKTSKQVDVQALKLSLWNSIQEIQASVELPFQGDKEMVSFKHILANFPSECNAAATVTDISPHLCFICLLHLANEKGLSIQSYPDLDDLCIYMPT from the exons ATGGCAGAAGCCGTAAGCCCTAATCCAACAACGCTTAACAAAAAGAGGCTTCCCATATCCTCCACCAATTTCTTCGTCGCCTCCAATGACGACCGACTTGAACGCGCCGCAGCACGTGCAGCACGTGCCGCCTCCATCCTCCGCACGTCCCGTCCCGTTAACTTCAACTCTCAACCCTCCGATCCCGTTCCATGTCTCAACAAGCACCAGATTCTCGACTTATTCCACAATTGCATTAAGCTTGCATCCGAAAAT AAAATTAATCAGAAAAATACATGGGAATTGGATTTGATTGATCACCTTAATGATATTATTAGGGTTGAAGACGATAATAATGCCGAAACTGATTTTCAAATG GCAAGCTGCACTCTTGAAGCTGGAGTCAAAATTTATTCATTAAGGGTGGATTCGGTGTATTCTGAGGCATATAAAGTCCTTTCTAGAATGAATAGGGCAGGCGAAGAAACTCAGCAAG ACACTACTCTAGAGAGTGTTAATGCTGAAGGTGGACGAGAAGAAAGCAAGAAGGGAATCACCAAAAAG TTATCACCTTTGTCAACATTGGAATCATCTTTTGAGGTTCTTAATGTAAAGAAGTTTGATG TTGCGTTTGCTGTGGATCCCCTCTATCGCCAAACATCAGCAAAATTTGATGAAGGGGGAGCCAAAGGTCTTTTGATGAATAGCCTCGGTGTATATGGTGGATGTAGGGTGCTCTTTGATTCACTAGAAGTGCCAGGGAAGTATGTAGCAGGTCAACATGAACATGATATTTCAGATATAATTGATCTTTCTTTTGCTAGAG ATTGTGTGGAACAGATGGTATTGGATATGCATATTAAGGATGAAATCTCTCCAACTCTCCGTTTGATAGTAAATCAATTTGACGAAAATAGTAGAAGACCCTCTGATTTTCAATTATATGGCCAGAAATCAGCGGAAGAGTTTGATGGAGCTATTGATTGTGAAGTTAGGACTGAAATAGAAGATGAGAACTTCTCGACTTGGCCCTGTGACCATGACAGCCATACTTCACTGGGCTCTAATGATGCTGACCCAAAATTTTCAAGTTACCCTCAG GAGAAAGAACCTTTTCCTTCCCAAGACCCTGATATGGATGAAATATTTGGAAATGTTGATGAGCATCTATTTTTTAGTCTGGGTTTTAGGTCAAAGAAAAATGCATGGGCAGGTCCTGATTATTGGAAGTACCGAAAAGCTAAAG GCACAGAGTCAGAAGTTCTCTGTTCTTCTGAAGATGGGTCAACCCTCACAACTAGGAAGCCAAGGACGATGAGACAGATCGAGGTTGATTTAAATTTCACAAATTCTCTTGAGAAAACACTTCCAGACATCTTTTGTCCTCCCAAGAATCACAAATCATTATTACTCCCTGAAAATAGACCCCATTGTGTTACAAAACTCCCAGAAGACTGCCACTATGAGCCAGAGGAtcttttgaatttgtttcttttgccTAAAGTAAAG TGTCTTGGGAGGAGGTCGATAAAATTATCAG ATGGACCGACAGAGCAATGTAATAACGATGAACCTTTCCCTTCCTGGGGTAATGGAAGTGTTTGTGATGGTGACTATGATGGTGCACATAGTGACATGGATGACTCAAGCACACTTATTTCTCAGCCTCGTCAG ATCAACAAAATTGAAGTTCAATACGACAAAACGTCCAAACAAGTTGATGTTCAGGCACTGAAACTCTCTCTTTGGAACTCTATTCAAGAAATTCAAGCATCCGTCGAACTTCCTTTTCAG GGTGACAAAGAAATGGTATCTTTCAAGCACATATTGGCCAACTTTCCTAGCGAATGCAATGCTGCTGCAACTGTTACTGACATATCTCCACATTTGTGTTTCATATGCCTATTGCATTTGGCTAATGAGAAAGGGTTGAGCATCCAAAGCTACCCCGACTTAGACGATCTTTGCATATATATGCCTACTTGA
- the LOC101513732 gene encoding fatty acid hydroperoxide lyase, chloroplastic gives MSLPPVISPTARPTELPIRQIPGSYGWPLLGPLSDRLDYFWFQKPDNFFKTRMEKYKSTVFRTNIPPSFPFFMNVNPNIIALLDCKSFSHLFDMDLVDKKDVLVGDFVPSVAFTGNIRVGVYQDVSELQHSKVKKFSMNILKQSSSIWVSELISNLDIFLDEMETTLSKNSSASYLFPLQKFLFTFLFKVLARADPSLDPKIAESGYSMLNRWLALQLLPTVSVGTIQPLEEILLHSFSYPFFLVSGDYNNLYNFVKQHGKEVIGSGIEFGLSEDEAIHNLLFMLGFNSFGGFSVFLPNLLDNIANAPKDLQHKLRKEAREKGGSTLGFDSLKEMELINSTVYETLRMNPPVPLQFGRARKDFRLNSYDSSFNVKKGELLCGYQKLVMRDSVVFDEPDRFKPERFTEEKGAELLNYLYWSNGPQTGSPSVSNKQCAAKDIVTFTASLIVAHLFRRYDFIKGDGSSFTILRKAT, from the exons ATGTCACTACCACCAGTGATATCACCGACGGCGAGGCCAACGGAGCTTCCAATCCGGCAAATTCCAGGAAGTTATGGATGGCCTTTGCTGGGTCCTTTGTCAGATAGATTGGACTATTTCTGGTTCCAGAAGCCAGATAATTTCTTCAAAACACGAATGGAGAAATACAAAAGTACCGTGTTCCGTACCAATATTCCTCCCTCATTCCCTTTCTTCATGAACGTGAACCCTAACATCATTGCTCTTCTCGATTGTAAATCTTTCTCTCACCTCTTCGACATGGATCTTGTCGATAAAAAGGATGTTCTGGTCGGAGATTTTGTCCCTAGTGTTGCTTTCACTGGGAATATTAGGGTTGGTGTTTATCAGGATGTTTCTGAACTTCAACATTCTAAG GTAAAGAAGTTCTCAATGAACATCTTGAAACAAAGCTCAAGCATATGGGTATCAGAACTAATATCAAACCTAGACATATTTTTGGACGAAATGGAAACAACattgtcaaaaaattcatcagcaAGTTACTTGTTCCCACTGCAAAAATTCTTGTTCACTTTCCTTTTCAAAGTCCTTGCAAGAGCTGACCCTTCCCTTGACCCCAAAATTGCTGAATCAGGTTACTCTATGCTCAACCGTTGGCTTGCCCTTCAGCTTTTACCTACAGTTAGTGTCGGTACAATTCAACCACTTGAAGAAATTTTACTTCATTCCTTCTCTTACCCTTTCTTTCTTGTTAGTGGAGACTACAACAACCTCTACAACTTCGTTAAACAACATG GTAAGGAAGTGATAGGAAGTGGAATAGAATTTGGGTTGAGTGAAGATGAGGCCATCCACAACTTGCTTTTTATGTTGGGTTTCAACTCATTTGGTGGCTTTTCAGTTTTCCTTCCAAATTTATTAGACAACATAGCAAATGCCCCAAAGGATTTGCAACACAAGTTAAGAAAGGAAGCAAGAGAGAAGGGCGGTTCGACTCTTGGGTTTGACTCCTTGAAAGAAATGGAGCTAATTAATTCAACGGTTTACGAAACCCTTCGAATGAACCCACCGGTTCCGCTTCAATTCGGTCGAGCTAGAAAGGATTTTCGGCTCAATTCGTATGACTCGTCGTTCAATGTGAAGAAGGGTGAGTTATTATGTGGATATCAAAAGCTTGTAATGAGGGATTCAGTTGTGTTTGATGAACCAGACCGGTTTAAACCGGAACGGTTCACTGAAGAGAAAGGGGCCGAGTTATTGAACTATTTGTATTGGTCTAATGGACCACAAACTGGTTCGCCAAGTGTGTCTAATAAGCAATGTGCGGCCAAGGACATTGTAACCTTCACCGCATCATTGATTGTGGCACATTTGTTTCGTAGGTACGATTTCATTAAAGGGGATGGTAGTTCCTTCACTATCTTACGCAAGGCCACATGA
- the LOC101514393 gene encoding uncharacterized protein: MEVMTTADVTASTASSLSPSLLPSNLPLFSAFLSFALAQFLKIFTTWYKEKRWDSKRLLDSGGMPSSHSATVSALAVAIGFQEGTGSSAFAIAVILACIVMYDASGVRLHAGRQAELLNQIVCELPPEHPLSSVRPLRDSLGHTPLQVVAGGLLGCIIAFLMRKSS, translated from the exons ATGGAAGTTATGACTACGGCGGATGTAACGGCAAGCACAGCTTCATCGTTATCCCCTTCTTTGCTACCTTCTAACCTTCCTCTCTTTTCTGCATTTCTCTCCTTCGCCCTTGCTCAATTTCTCAAGATCTTCACCACCTG GTATAAGGAAAAGAGATGGGATTCTAAAAGGTTGCTTGATTCGGGTGGAATGCCTTCATCACATTCTGCGACTGTGTCAGCTTTGGCTGTGGCTATAGGTTTCCAAGAAGGGACAGGGTCATCTGCTTTTGCTATCGCTGTCATCTTGGCATGTATT GTAATGTATGATGCCTCAGGAGTTAGACTTCATGCAGGCCGACAAGCAGAa TTGCTTAATCAAATTGTGTGTGAACTACCTCCAGAACATCCTCTATCCAGTGTCAGACCACTGCGCGATTCACTTGGTCATACTCCACTTCAG GTTGTTGCTGGTGGGTTACTAGGGTGCATTATAGCATTTTTAATGAGGAAATCAAGTTAA
- the LOC101514069 gene encoding condensin complex subunit 2-like isoform X3 produces MGFLYVEFLALMASCTLEAGVKIYSLRVDSVYSEAYKVLSRMNRAGEETQQDTTLESVNAEGGREESKKGITKKLSPLSTLESSFEVLNVKKFDVAFAVDPLYRQTSAKFDEGGAKGLLMNSLGVYGGCRVLFDSLEVPGKYVAGQHEHDISDIIDLSFARDCVEQMVLDMHIKDEISPTLRLIVNQFDENSRRPSDFQLYGQKSAEEFDGAIDCEVRTEIEDENFSTWPCDHDSHTSLGSNDADPKFSSYPQEKEPFPSQDPDMDEIFGNVDEHLFFSLGFRSKKNAWAGPDYWKYRKAKGTESEVLCSSEDGSTLTTRKPRTMRQIEVDLNFTNSLEKTLPDIFCPPKNHKSLLLPENRPHCVTKLPEDCHYEPEDLLNLFLLPKVKCLGRRSIKLSDGPTEQCNNDEPFPSWGNGSVCDGDYDGAHSDMDDSSTLISQPRQQINKIEVQYDKTSKQVDVQALKLSLWNSIQEIQASVELPFQGDKEMVSFKHILANFPSECNAAATVTDISPHLCFICLLHLANEKGLSIQSYPDLDDLCIYMPT; encoded by the exons atGGGGTTTCTTTATGTAGAGTTTCTTGCATTGATG GCAAGCTGCACTCTTGAAGCTGGAGTCAAAATTTATTCATTAAGGGTGGATTCGGTGTATTCTGAGGCATATAAAGTCCTTTCTAGAATGAATAGGGCAGGCGAAGAAACTCAGCAAG ACACTACTCTAGAGAGTGTTAATGCTGAAGGTGGACGAGAAGAAAGCAAGAAGGGAATCACCAAAAAG TTATCACCTTTGTCAACATTGGAATCATCTTTTGAGGTTCTTAATGTAAAGAAGTTTGATG TTGCGTTTGCTGTGGATCCCCTCTATCGCCAAACATCAGCAAAATTTGATGAAGGGGGAGCCAAAGGTCTTTTGATGAATAGCCTCGGTGTATATGGTGGATGTAGGGTGCTCTTTGATTCACTAGAAGTGCCAGGGAAGTATGTAGCAGGTCAACATGAACATGATATTTCAGATATAATTGATCTTTCTTTTGCTAGAG ATTGTGTGGAACAGATGGTATTGGATATGCATATTAAGGATGAAATCTCTCCAACTCTCCGTTTGATAGTAAATCAATTTGACGAAAATAGTAGAAGACCCTCTGATTTTCAATTATATGGCCAGAAATCAGCGGAAGAGTTTGATGGAGCTATTGATTGTGAAGTTAGGACTGAAATAGAAGATGAGAACTTCTCGACTTGGCCCTGTGACCATGACAGCCATACTTCACTGGGCTCTAATGATGCTGACCCAAAATTTTCAAGTTACCCTCAG GAGAAAGAACCTTTTCCTTCCCAAGACCCTGATATGGATGAAATATTTGGAAATGTTGATGAGCATCTATTTTTTAGTCTGGGTTTTAGGTCAAAGAAAAATGCATGGGCAGGTCCTGATTATTGGAAGTACCGAAAAGCTAAAG GCACAGAGTCAGAAGTTCTCTGTTCTTCTGAAGATGGGTCAACCCTCACAACTAGGAAGCCAAGGACGATGAGACAGATCGAGGTTGATTTAAATTTCACAAATTCTCTTGAGAAAACACTTCCAGACATCTTTTGTCCTCCCAAGAATCACAAATCATTATTACTCCCTGAAAATAGACCCCATTGTGTTACAAAACTCCCAGAAGACTGCCACTATGAGCCAGAGGAtcttttgaatttgtttcttttgccTAAAGTAAAG TGTCTTGGGAGGAGGTCGATAAAATTATCAG ATGGACCGACAGAGCAATGTAATAACGATGAACCTTTCCCTTCCTGGGGTAATGGAAGTGTTTGTGATGGTGACTATGATGGTGCACATAGTGACATGGATGACTCAAGCACACTTATTTCTCAGCCTCGTCAG CAGATCAACAAAATTGAAGTTCAATACGACAAAACGTCCAAACAAGTTGATGTTCAGGCACTGAAACTCTCTCTTTGGAACTCTATTCAAGAAATTCAAGCATCCGTCGAACTTCCTTTTCAG GGTGACAAAGAAATGGTATCTTTCAAGCACATATTGGCCAACTTTCCTAGCGAATGCAATGCTGCTGCAACTGTTACTGACATATCTCCACATTTGTGTTTCATATGCCTATTGCATTTGGCTAATGAGAAAGGGTTGAGCATCCAAAGCTACCCCGACTTAGACGATCTTTGCATATATATGCCTACTTGA
- the LOC101514069 gene encoding condensin complex subunit 2-like isoform X1 has translation MAEAVSPNPTTLNKKRLPISSTNFFVASNDDRLERAAARAARAASILRTSRPVNFNSQPSDPVPCLNKHQILDLFHNCIKLASENKINQKNTWELDLIDHLNDIIRVEDDNNAETDFQMASCTLEAGVKIYSLRVDSVYSEAYKVLSRMNRAGEETQQDTTLESVNAEGGREESKKGITKKLSPLSTLESSFEVLNVKKFDVAFAVDPLYRQTSAKFDEGGAKGLLMNSLGVYGGCRVLFDSLEVPGKYVAGQHEHDISDIIDLSFARDCVEQMVLDMHIKDEISPTLRLIVNQFDENSRRPSDFQLYGQKSAEEFDGAIDCEVRTEIEDENFSTWPCDHDSHTSLGSNDADPKFSSYPQEKEPFPSQDPDMDEIFGNVDEHLFFSLGFRSKKNAWAGPDYWKYRKAKGTESEVLCSSEDGSTLTTRKPRTMRQIEVDLNFTNSLEKTLPDIFCPPKNHKSLLLPENRPHCVTKLPEDCHYEPEDLLNLFLLPKVKCLGRRSIKLSDGPTEQCNNDEPFPSWGNGSVCDGDYDGAHSDMDDSSTLISQPRQQINKIEVQYDKTSKQVDVQALKLSLWNSIQEIQASVELPFQGDKEMVSFKHILANFPSECNAAATVTDISPHLCFICLLHLANEKGLSIQSYPDLDDLCIYMPT, from the exons ATGGCAGAAGCCGTAAGCCCTAATCCAACAACGCTTAACAAAAAGAGGCTTCCCATATCCTCCACCAATTTCTTCGTCGCCTCCAATGACGACCGACTTGAACGCGCCGCAGCACGTGCAGCACGTGCCGCCTCCATCCTCCGCACGTCCCGTCCCGTTAACTTCAACTCTCAACCCTCCGATCCCGTTCCATGTCTCAACAAGCACCAGATTCTCGACTTATTCCACAATTGCATTAAGCTTGCATCCGAAAAT AAAATTAATCAGAAAAATACATGGGAATTGGATTTGATTGATCACCTTAATGATATTATTAGGGTTGAAGACGATAATAATGCCGAAACTGATTTTCAAATG GCAAGCTGCACTCTTGAAGCTGGAGTCAAAATTTATTCATTAAGGGTGGATTCGGTGTATTCTGAGGCATATAAAGTCCTTTCTAGAATGAATAGGGCAGGCGAAGAAACTCAGCAAG ACACTACTCTAGAGAGTGTTAATGCTGAAGGTGGACGAGAAGAAAGCAAGAAGGGAATCACCAAAAAG TTATCACCTTTGTCAACATTGGAATCATCTTTTGAGGTTCTTAATGTAAAGAAGTTTGATG TTGCGTTTGCTGTGGATCCCCTCTATCGCCAAACATCAGCAAAATTTGATGAAGGGGGAGCCAAAGGTCTTTTGATGAATAGCCTCGGTGTATATGGTGGATGTAGGGTGCTCTTTGATTCACTAGAAGTGCCAGGGAAGTATGTAGCAGGTCAACATGAACATGATATTTCAGATATAATTGATCTTTCTTTTGCTAGAG ATTGTGTGGAACAGATGGTATTGGATATGCATATTAAGGATGAAATCTCTCCAACTCTCCGTTTGATAGTAAATCAATTTGACGAAAATAGTAGAAGACCCTCTGATTTTCAATTATATGGCCAGAAATCAGCGGAAGAGTTTGATGGAGCTATTGATTGTGAAGTTAGGACTGAAATAGAAGATGAGAACTTCTCGACTTGGCCCTGTGACCATGACAGCCATACTTCACTGGGCTCTAATGATGCTGACCCAAAATTTTCAAGTTACCCTCAG GAGAAAGAACCTTTTCCTTCCCAAGACCCTGATATGGATGAAATATTTGGAAATGTTGATGAGCATCTATTTTTTAGTCTGGGTTTTAGGTCAAAGAAAAATGCATGGGCAGGTCCTGATTATTGGAAGTACCGAAAAGCTAAAG GCACAGAGTCAGAAGTTCTCTGTTCTTCTGAAGATGGGTCAACCCTCACAACTAGGAAGCCAAGGACGATGAGACAGATCGAGGTTGATTTAAATTTCACAAATTCTCTTGAGAAAACACTTCCAGACATCTTTTGTCCTCCCAAGAATCACAAATCATTATTACTCCCTGAAAATAGACCCCATTGTGTTACAAAACTCCCAGAAGACTGCCACTATGAGCCAGAGGAtcttttgaatttgtttcttttgccTAAAGTAAAG TGTCTTGGGAGGAGGTCGATAAAATTATCAG ATGGACCGACAGAGCAATGTAATAACGATGAACCTTTCCCTTCCTGGGGTAATGGAAGTGTTTGTGATGGTGACTATGATGGTGCACATAGTGACATGGATGACTCAAGCACACTTATTTCTCAGCCTCGTCAG CAGATCAACAAAATTGAAGTTCAATACGACAAAACGTCCAAACAAGTTGATGTTCAGGCACTGAAACTCTCTCTTTGGAACTCTATTCAAGAAATTCAAGCATCCGTCGAACTTCCTTTTCAG GGTGACAAAGAAATGGTATCTTTCAAGCACATATTGGCCAACTTTCCTAGCGAATGCAATGCTGCTGCAACTGTTACTGACATATCTCCACATTTGTGTTTCATATGCCTATTGCATTTGGCTAATGAGAAAGGGTTGAGCATCCAAAGCTACCCCGACTTAGACGATCTTTGCATATATATGCCTACTTGA